The genome window CCTCCGAGGACAATCTCCGGAGCCGAATCTTTCGGCTCCGATTGCCTAAGCGGAGCGCGACGGACGCCCTCGACAGATGGTCCGGAGAGGGGCGCACGGTGACGGCGTCGGGGCTCCGCCAGATCACCAAGGACCTCATGAGGTCGCAGCGCTACAAGCACGCCCTCGAGGTAGGATTCTGATCCAACTTTTCGTGTTTATCCAAACCTCGAATTTCTCTGTGGGTTGAATCGTGGAGGTGGAAGATAAAAGAAAAGTTGGGATTTTTAGGACCCGAGAAGACGGCATTGCGAGGGATACTGATGTAGCATCCATCAGTTGATGTAATTTTCTTCTCTACCATCTTTCCTGGACTTATGTTCGGATTTTTTTCTTGCTGAACCTAACTAAAAGATAAGCCAGTGAGAGTCGATAACTTATTATTTCCTCATCATTTTACATGCCGGTCTGGACAATAAGCAAATGTTAAATGAAATATTGAAATCTATAAGACTGATCTCACAGAAAATGACTAGCAGAAATTATATATGCATAATTGCTTCCTATCTCATGCTTGAATGGTTGAAGGAAGCTGGGGAAGTTGTTGATGACTGGAGGCAAGCTACAGCCCAGGAGTTTGACATCCTCTGATTGCAATAGGCTATTTGAGGTATCAGAAAAAGGCTGGATTGGCCAATAAAGCAGATAAGTTCCATGAGCTGATGGTTCACAAGGGTTATGAACTTACAAGTAGCTTTTTGCTAAGTATATTCAGTAAACTGTAGAGAGTAAGATGGTGCTTGTCAGAAATCCATTTTGTCCAGAAACCTGGAAAAAGGACATACTCAACTTCACATTTCGCTTGTTGTTTTTGTGCCTTAGAGAATTATGATAGGTTAAATATTAAGTATATTAACTTTACGGAATAACCTTATTCAGCTTATGAGTTTTATCTTCCTTTTAAATATCATCTTATATTTTTCAGTGTAATTTTCTTCTCTGCCATCTCTACTGGATTTCTGTTCTAATCTTTATCTTAATAAGATTAAGATGCATTGTTTGTTTGCTTGTTTAGTCTGGAATATGATGATGCCACTTAGTGAATAACTACATTCGCCTGTTTACAATTTCCTGCACTTACACTCAGGTTTTCATTGATATGCATTTTCCCTATCATACTTCTTTGTTGTTTAATGCATGTATTAGAATTACGCACAGTTTTCTCTAGTATTCTGGTTTCAGGCAGATCTTATTTAGTTTACTGTTAAAACTAACAAAGGTTGACATATCTGCCTAAAGGATGTTGTGTCCCCTGAACATGCAGATTATAACATGGATGGATTCAAATGGCCCTTTCCAATTATCATCCTCAGATCATGCACGCAGACTTGATTTGATAATTAAAGTCCACACTATAGCTGAAGCTGAAACTTATTTCAAGAAGCTAACTACCAGTGCTTCAAAGAAGGCTGCAGCTTTTCCTCTTCTACATTACTATGTGAAAGCAAGAGACTTGCAGAAAGCAGAGTCCCTAATGTCTATGCTGCAGAATTGTGGGTTGGCCGTGGATGCTCACCCTTTTAATGAGATGATGAAGTTGTACATGGCCACAGATAAGTTCAAATCAGTTACTCATGTAATCCAGTACATGCTACGCTCCAAAATATCTCTTAATGTTCTTTCGTACACCCTTTGGATGAATGCATGTGGTAAGTTGTCTGGTATTGCTTCTGCGGAAATGGTTCTGATGAAAATGATAAATGACAAGAATGTTGAGGTTGGTTGGAGCACATACTCAACTTTGGCCAATATTTACACAAATTCTGGATACATTGACAAAGCATATGATGCACTCAGAGTTGCTGAGGAAAAGCTTTCTGTGACAAAGCGTCTTGCCTATTATTTTATCATGACTAACTATTCTGCTCTGAGTGACAGGGATGGGGTTTTGAGATTGTGGGAGTCCAGTAAAAAGGTACCTGGTAGGATAACTTGTGCAAACTACATGTGTGTGATATTATGTTTGGTGAAAGTTGGTGACATTCGAGAAGCTGAGAGAATCTTTAGGACATGGGAATCAGAATGCAGAAATTATGATGTCAGGGTTTCCAATGTTCTTCTAGGAGCTTATATGAGGAATGGATGGATGCATAAAGCTGAGTCATTGCATCTTCATACTTTGGAGAAAGGTGCCCGCCCAAATTACAAGACATGGGAGATTCTGATGGAGGGATGGGTGAATAACAGGCAGATGGATAGAGCTGTGGAAGCCATGAAGAAAGGTTTCTCTATGTTAAAAGATTGTCAATGGAGGCCTCCAGCTGCAATCTTGATGTCCATTGCAGAGTATTTTGAGGAGCACGGCAGTGTTGATGAggcaaaaacatttgtcaaggtTCTTCGAGGTTTGGGCTTAATGGATTTACCCTTGTACAAGTTGTTTCTCAGAACACACATAAAAGCTGGGCAAGTTGTTCCAAATATTCTTAGGATGATGGGACAAGATCAAATAGACCTGGATGAGGAAACTCTATCACTTATTCAACGGATGAGCAATGTCAGCAGCACTGTGGATGATGATTTTCTTTGTCAGAATTGACAATTTATTGAAATTAGGCGTGCTATAATTTCAAGATGCATCCTAAGAAATAGGATCCTTGTTCGTGATGAAAGCATCATCTACTTTTTTAGGTGAAACAGGAAGTGAAATCTCAAGGTTATTTCTCAGACCAGTTGCAGTTTTGATACCCTCTTCAAAAGCATAGTTCTTTGCAGTGAAGTCAAGCAGTTACACTAGAGATTATTGCAGTTTTGATGCACTATTCAAAAGCATAGTTCTTTCCATGTAACCTTCCTAATACTAGAATGCAGCGAAAGGGTGACAGATGCTTTTAAGCAGATTGAGCTGATAGCAAAAGGGTTCAGGAAGTCATTGATCCGAACACTGATTCGAAGGCAAGTATTGTTAATTAACTAAATTGTTGTCATATGTGGCAAACAATAGGATCCAACCGAAGGCAATATCTGCAAGCTAATCATCTTTCATCCAAAAATCTCACCAAATTTTTTTGAAGGCCATCATGAAGCTCCTTTATTGCCTTGAATTGTTTCTGCTGTCCGAGAATACATTAACTCTTGCTTGCAAGCATATGGTGGTTGAGGTCCTGATGAAGTACATAATCATGGAATCTTCTCTTGTGGACGTTTTGCATTGGAAATAGGTGATGCCCTTCTGAGTAAGGATTTCTTGGCAAGAGAAAGTGATTCTCCTAGTTGCCTTGTTGAAATATTACTATATGATACCGAATTTGGATTGTTGCAGCTACCATCTTGTGTATATAGCAGGATATTGCACTTCTGTCAGATTTTAGGAATCAAGAGTGCATTTGTTGCTCGACTCCTCTCATGTTTGTTTTGATTCTCTCACTGTTGTTCCAaattacatagtgatatatgatgCGTTTGGAAGTCACTTTTGAATCACTTTTGATTCTttcaatgcacatttcaaatgtgtTAGCAAGTCCATTTTGAATCGCATTTGACCTGGATATTACATTGTAAATGTTCAAATACTATGCTATCTCAAAGGTGACATGAACATTTTAACATTTATgggatgctaatataatttttcaGATTCTCAaagtatgatattatctaaaatcataaaattatcaatatgAGTTAGTGAGAAATTAACATGACTTATGTCTTCTAcaacatataattttatttatttttaaaaattattttatatttatttatatgatcatGTTATTTACGTatgtcatataatttttttataagattacttacatttatcaattatatttttaattaaaaataaaaaatttatttttgaataaatatttaaaatattagaaggataaatttgtTACATAATATTCAATGAAGTTTAGAAATACAATTTTGTCAAATACAACTTATCTAAATACATATTTAAGATGTAGTTTTCATTTATTATCAAATATAAAGCATTTTACAATTGTACTTTCTCTTAAGTACTCGTGTATAAGAGAAAGTAGaggatctaaaataaataattaggagagtcaTTCACATCAAAATCATATCTTAAGGAATTTTATCATAGTTGGATGTTTTTTATTGATCGTTAATCATAATCTAATTACATCTATActatattttacctaattagataagatcatataattaaaaaaaaaaacgatgTTGTGTTGGTAGTTCCAAGTGGTTGAATGTTCTAATGGTTTGTAACAGACCCAATTTCATTCACAACAGGAAGCCAATGGATTCCATAGTTAAAGACAATGTTTTAAATCTCGATTTGATACCGATTTCAGTAATTGGTTGGATTTGATACCATGCTGCTATACTTTTTAGTATGGTATAGATGGAACGGAGATGTATGTATGGTCTGATACCGATCTTTGGTTGGATTGGTAAATAACTGATCGATACATCCATCTAACTGTGGTTACTACAAAACAACAGACAACATTCAGATCCTCAACAGATGCATTCAATTCAGTTGACAGATGGAAAGTTGCTAAAACTGAAGTCCTTCGTGCCATGCTCAAACATTGTAACTCAAACCCAAATGCCAGTGATACTTGGTTTCCATAGAAATGGTTAAAGGCTATATTATCCGTGGTAGAATGCTAATATTTCCTGGTGTTGCCCCATACAGATTCATTACCGTATAGAGACTTCAACATTATTCCCAAACTCGTGGCAGACACTCCGGGATCAAGTTATCATCATGAATGTTCGAGCTTAAGATCTCTCTCTTTTGTTAGCTTGTAACCATAGGTGATTTTTTCTGTCACCTATAATAATAAGAGAGCTGCACATGGATACCTTTAACTCAACAATAATAGTGTCAAGAGGAAATGGAGCCAAACAGTCATGTATATAGATAGGCCAAAGGTAGATGCTTCCGACTTGCATGATTCTTTAGACCATGAATTTGCAAAAGTAAAAACAAAATTCTTTATATCTCAACACACGTCTACAAAATGAAATCTGATAAGTACAAAGTATCAGATTATTGGACTTCAGTATGGTATTATCCTGTTTAAAATAATAACTTTGTCGTCAGCTTTCACCATCTTCAGCAATTTGAACTTCAACAATAGTGAATTAACTCAAATGTACTTCCTCATGCTTATCAGTACATGGTGCATCGCGGGGCAGATCATTTTCAATCTTCTGCAGAAAATCACGCATTGTCTCCAGACTTTTATCATCTGCAAAACCAAAAGCCAGACTTTTCGAGTTTAAAAGAAACTTTTTGTCTCTGATGGAAAGCTCAGAAAATCTGGATTAGAATTGATAAGCTCTTTGTGAAACATATCTACAATGTAAGTTACAATTCAACTAAATCACAGTTTCAGTTTCCCATTATTCACTGGATGAGGCTATATCAGTGGAGGACAGATAAAATTGTTCCCTGGATGAGACTATGTTAGTCAGGTGTCTCCCAACCAGAAGAATAGGTCAGGATCCGAGAGACATGCCCAACCAATAGGATAATGCAACATTAGACTATGCTATAGTCAAGTTTGATATTGTTGCATTTCAGTTATGTCAATTGAGTCACAGACTAAATCTGTGAAAAACTAATATAGAAGGCTGTAAATATATACCCCTTTGATGGAACAAGAAATCAGAACGATCAAGGTGATCCATTAAAAAGTCAACTAAAACAGTAAAAAGTGGGCAGTGAAAGCAGAAATGAACATGAATAAACTCACCAAGCCTAGGGACAGTGTGGCCCTTGGGATGCCGGATGACGTATGGATTTATAAAGGAATCTAATAGTGCTTCACCATGCTTTTTTAAGAAGTCCATGTCACCtgcaaacaaaaaggaaaaaagttcCAGGTCAGCGTTCTCTACACATCTCTGCCTTTCTTTCAAGTTCATTTATGAAGGGCATAGTAAATGAGATTCATTCCAATGTACATGAAATGCATGCCATTGCtctcataaaaagaaatatgttTCATAATGCtactataattatatatttttaaagttaATTCTTAGATAACAGACACAAAAAACAAGTTGCTTCTCATATATGGGactagaaagaacaagttatccaTTCACATGATCCTAGGTTTTCGTTAGATGATCAAATGCAAAAAAGAATAACTTGTGTAATGAGTAGAGACTAGCTAACTGGAGCTGAACCTTTATATCTACTTAATTAAGTTATATGATTAATTGCAAATTAAAGTATATATATCTGGTAATAAATGTCGCTTAGAAAAGTTAATCAAAGTCCTTTGTGCAGTTTATCATCCTTTCATGTCCTTCCTCCATTCGGGTTTTATGCTAATGTGTTGTCTGATCAAATGACAACAAGAAAAATTAACATAAACTAAGCCAAGATACTCTGTTCTGAACATAGCACATGTGCATTATCTACCAATTCCACAAATGAATTAAAACCTGACGAGACAGTTACACATCATTTGTCATTGAATTTTGCTTATGAATAACAAACATAAAATTTTTTGTGCTTGAGCTGCCAATAAGATCAATCACATAAAgccacatgaaaaaaaaaaaaaaatcttatgcatTAGTCTATTTTTCTCTCTGTCCTAAAGTAAGAAAATGTACTATGGTAATATCAAGCAGATCCAGTGGTTATTTAATCATCAGCCTGCAAATAGCATGTCAATCATCCGCATAATAGATTTCAATATAATAGGAGTTAATGCCACCAGCCAGATATGAAAGAGAAGGTAAGAAACCTTACAATGGTAAGGCAATATAGGCATACAAGGATAAAGCTAATTGCCTCCAGATTCAGCATTCATACTGTGCCTAAAACTACCTTTCTTATTACagcatcatatcatatcatatcataaggTGACAATATTAAAGAGAACATTCACTCTATCATAAATAGAAGAATCGAACTAAATTGTCTCTACTCAATTTCCTTCTATTGGGTGTGAGCTCAATAGCTAAGTGGATTAAGCAAAAGAAAGAAGAGCATCTTTCACCAGCAAAATTTGTTCACATCTGAGCTAGTTAAATACATATATTAAGCGCATCAATTAAAGTGAGacttcaaaatattatttttttaaaaaatttaaaaatggttTCTCTTTTCTTACTCGTTGACCTCTATGATAAATCAGAATTTGGGCCAGGGGTTTACCACGGATGTGAACAATTGACCTACATTGTCACACTGCGTGCATCACACATGGTCGTACCCCCAAAGGGACCCATTGCCCACCATGAGTTGAACAGGACTGGACCCTTTGGACCCGTATGGAGTCAATGACAGCCGAAACAAGGATCCTTTTTCCTACCGTCAACGACTTACCCACTTGCCGACCACCGGCTCATTGCAGACAAACACGGAAACCACGTGGAACACACACGTGGGTCCATTGCTGCTCACACTACCAATGCAGCTAGTTCACACCGGATAGTGTTGTTGAGGCCAGAGTTGTACCTAAAAAGTGGAGCGACGTGCAATCGACAGCAGACGCATACGCCTTCTCGGCCACCGCCGGCGATTGGAACTTCGCCCCTCCAATTATAACCAGATGCTTCACCTTCGGTACCCTCGTCAAGGCCGACCCCTATCGGTTAATCATTAAAATTCAATACATTAATTACAAGAGCCTGAGATTATATATATTGCTCCTAACAATTTTTCTTGGTAATTTAATCGACACAATTTgtataacattttcattaagcaaTCGACGAATAGGAAAAGCATTTCTCATATTGAAAACGTACCCTCGCTTGAAGACCCACGAGTGCCGCCGAGAGAATCGCACCCTAATCGTCACAAATCCACTATTCGATTAAAATATGTCCAATCCAACTCTCAGTCTCTCTCTATATATTCGTGTATATACTCTAAGAATAAAGGATCGAATTGAATTAGGAGATTTTACTTGAGAGAAGCCCATGAGGCCATCGAACGGTCCGTGCTCGATCATGAGGTCTTCGATGTAGGCGAAGCATTTATCCAAGTTCCTGTACTCCAAAAAATCCTATTTTTTTTGTGCACAACGAATTTAAATAAATCAAAGACATTAATTAGGCGAAAGTTAAGGGAATGAAATTGAGAATTGGGGAAGGGGGAATGGAGTAGTACTTTATCGAATTGGAACCACTCGTAATAGGGAGGAGGGAATATGCCTTCGACGTCCGACTTGCCCTCGGCGGGAAAGGGCGCGTCGGGGAAGACGAGGTCCAATCGACCGATTACCTCCTCCGGCCACTTCCCCACCACCTGCGACCGCATGATCGCGCCGCTGGTGCGGAAGCCATGGAGGCACAGGAACCTCGGCCTCCGATGGTTGGAGTCGATCGCGGCCCCGAGGCTCCCCATCGCTgactctcgctcgctcgctccttCGCGCGTCGCTTGCTTGCTCCGTTAAAACAGGAGGCGCGCACAAAAAGGCCTTGTGATGCTCCGGTTGGACCGAGGAAGGGGTGTTTAACGATGCGCTCCAGTTGTGATGCGCCGCGGAGTATTTATCATGTGCTAGTAGTCTAAAGAGCATCCGAAGTCTCGCCGGGAAAGGCGATGGGTACAGCTTAAGTTCTGGTAGTTCCGCGGGATACCgctaaaatcacgcacgaggacGATGGACCGGCGAAAGCGGGTAAGAGGCGCTTCGTGACGTCACGGAATCTGTAGACTGGTCTAAGAGATATACTCTTATTCTTCTACCTGTCAACGGTTCACCCGCTGGACCACCTTCATTGGAATTGGTTGAACGCTCGCAGATGTGGGACCCACAATTAGGCAGTCAAATACGCCAGCAGGCGGGTGATAGGAGCGAAGTGCAATTTGTTGTCCGAGAATGCTTCATCTCACGACTTACATCACAAGCAGACGATGTGGTCAAAGAACGAAGCAACCACCGACCACCCCAAGCAAAGTCGGGAAGGGATTCGTCCGTTGACCGTTTGCCGACTTAATCGCCTTATTGCTCGTCTGATttgattaaattataattataattataatttttttaatcaatcgAGTAGACAGCTTATTTGCAGGATTTATATGTTTAGGATAATTTACTTGCGACTTCTTTGGTTTCTCAATACAGAGtgtttctaattttatttttttattgtagaGTAATCATTTTTTTATTCCAATATTGTTCCTATAAAGTGAATGGTTCATTTTTGCCACCTTCTCAATTCAGTTCAATTCATTCATTCTATTTTCTCTCATAAATGGATCGATAATTTTTTGTAAGGACCAATTTAGTTTTTGAAGATTAAAATAAAGATTTCTCAAGAAGGCTAACGGTGGTAAAAgacgaaaaaaagaagaaattttctAGGTAAATCGTCATTTTTCTTATTTCATTTCTTGTTTTATATTATTACTCCTTTTGCTCCAAAATTATCAAGAAAAAGATGCTGAATTTTTTTCCCTCTCCCTATAAAGTTGATTCCAACGTAAAACTTCAAATCTTTTTATTCACGGATATATAGCATTCTACAATAACTATTGTTACTTGGAACCTACCACACTGTATTAGATGAAACAATCTCATAATATTTTCAATTTGTTCTAAAAAACACTACCACATTGTATTAGATGAGACAATCTCATAATATCTTCAATTTGTTTTAAAAAAACTCCATGCCACATGTTTCAAGATGAGAAGCACGATCACCTCCGAGTTAAGGAGGAAAGACCTTCCTCAAGAGTAGTAAGTGGGGTTTGTGTAATAATAAGTAATCTTAGGGTTTGActagtatttttattatttaaaataataaaataatttaattaataatgTAAGGATAATATTGAAAAAAAAGGGGTTAGGGTTTTAGCTCATCtctatttttcttctttcatgttAGATACGTAGAGCTGTCATCGTACCAACAATAGCTCACCCTAGTCGAGATAAAGAATCCTATATTTAAAGATGAAGTGGGCAACTAACGATGtgccacggacttagctggttttgcctaagtcgtgtggtatCCTTGTGCGTCCGTCTGTAAATATCaatctccccgaaacctctcatggttttttagaacctataaaagaaaaaatgagatagagaaagcgcctcac of Musa acuminata AAA Group cultivar baxijiao chromosome BXJ1-7, Cavendish_Baxijiao_AAA, whole genome shotgun sequence contains these proteins:
- the LOC135583433 gene encoding uncharacterized protein LOC135583433 isoform X1, coding for MGSLGAAIDSNHRRPRFLCLHGFRTSGAIMRSQVVGKWPEEVIGRLDLVFPDAPFPAEGKSDVEGIFPPPYYEWFQFDKDFLEYRNLDKCFAYIEDLMIEHGPFDGLMGFSQGAILSAALVGLQARGSALTRVPKVKHLVIIGGAKFQSPAVAEKAYASAVDCTSLHFLGDMDFLKKHGEALLDSFINPYVIRHPKGHTVPRLDDKSLETMRDFLQKIENDLPRDAPCTDKHEEVHLS
- the LOC135678719 gene encoding pentatricopeptide repeat-containing protein At5g27460-like, which translates into the protein MATASLFAALLRRCCSRNPSAPSLRTSPFALLESSRPFSSGPPTSEVLAVEEGTAASEDNLRSRIFRLRLPKRSATDALDRWSGEGRTVTASGLRQITKDLMRSQRYKHALEIITWMDSNGPFQLSSSDHARRLDLIIKVHTIAEAETYFKKLTTSASKKAAAFPLLHYYVKARDLQKAESLMSMLQNCGLAVDAHPFNEMMKLYMATDKFKSVTHVIQYMLRSKISLNVLSYTLWMNACGKLSGIASAEMVLMKMINDKNVEVGWSTYSTLANIYTNSGYIDKAYDALRVAEEKLSVTKRLAYYFIMTNYSALSDRDGVLRLWESSKKVPGRITCANYMCVILCLVKVGDIREAERIFRTWESECRNYDVRVSNVLLGAYMRNGWMHKAESLHLHTLEKGARPNYKTWEILMEGWVNNRQMDRAVEAMKKGFSMLKDCQWRPPAAILMSIAEYFEEHGSVDEAKTFVKVLRGLGLMDLPLYKLFLRTHIKAGQVVPNILRMMGQDQIDLDEETLSLIQRMSNVSSTVDDDFLCQN
- the LOC135583433 gene encoding uncharacterized protein LOC135583433 isoform X2, which translates into the protein MGSLGAAIDSNHRRPRFLCLHGFRTSGAIMRSQVVGKWPEEVIGRLDLVFPDAPFPAEGKSDVEGIFPPPYYEWFQFDKDFLEYRNLDKCFAYIEDLMIEHGPFDGLMGFSQGAILSAALVGLQARGSALTRVPKVKHLVIIGGAKFQSPAVAEKAYASAVDCTSLHFLGDMDFLKKHGEALLDSFINPYVIRHPKGHTVPRLDFLSFPSETKSFF